The following proteins are co-located in the Bubalus bubalis isolate 160015118507 breed Murrah chromosome 23, NDDB_SH_1, whole genome shotgun sequence genome:
- the C23H10orf82 gene encoding uncharacterized protein C10orf82 homolog: MESSKTFMRQMPITPGYSGFVPYLSCQGTSSEDNMANCLKIFQENTQRYKDQLEEFHCSVATAPKLKPVRSEGTVLRTLHQYYRQYHPLSLECKNIKKPLHEPPILGWAGYLPRARVTELGCSTRYTVMARNCYRDFLDLMERAKQAHLKPYEEIYGVKSTPPPPTPPPKVLLREGLLPKYPDFSIPGARCPTLSRALMEDPRPLMTCGCTQRPSVWCSGKIYLEPLSGGKDMEG, from the exons ATGGAGTCTTCCAAGACCTTCATGAGACAGATGCCGATCACACCAGGCTACAGTG GCTTCGTGCCCTACCTGAGCTGCCAGGGCACCTCCAGCGAGGACAACATGGCCAACTGTCTGAAAATCTTCCAGGAGAACACACAGCGGTATAAAGACCAGCTGGAGGAATTCCACTGCTCTGTGGCCACCGCCCCAAAACTGAAACCTGTCCGCTCGGAAGGGACGGTCCTGCGGACACTGCACCAGTATTACCGGCAGTACCATCCCTTGAGTCTGG AATGCAAGAACATAAAGAAACCTCTCCATGAGCCCCCTATCCTCGGTTGGGCAGGCTACCTGCCGAGAGCCAGGGTCACTGAATTAGGCTGCTCCACGCGGTACACCGTCATGGCCAGAAACTGCTACAGGGACTTCCTGGACCTCATGGAGCGGGCCAAACAAGCACACCTGAAACCATATGAAGA AATATATGGAGTTAAGTCCACACCACCTCCTCCTACTCCTCCTCCAAAAGTTTTGTTGCGTGAAGGGCTGCTGCCAAAATATCCAGATTTCTCTATTCCAG GTGCGCGGTGTCCTACCCTCAGCCGAGCCTTGATGGAGGACCCCAGGCCCCTGATGACGTGTGGCTGTACTCAGAGGCCAAGTGTTTGGTGCAGCGGGAAGATTTATCTAGAGCCACTATCTGGAGGAAAGGACATGGAAGGGTAG